The proteins below come from a single Esox lucius isolate fEsoLuc1 chromosome 7, fEsoLuc1.pri, whole genome shotgun sequence genomic window:
- the LOC105024911 gene encoding mitogen-activated protein kinase 9-like isoform X2: MSEGEGLFHSVQVGDSTFTVLTRYQQLRAIGSGAQGIVCSAMDSVLGIPVAVKKLSRPFQNQTHAKRAYRELVLLKCVNHKNIIRLLNVFTPQKSLEEFQDLYLVMELMDASLCQVIHMDLDHERMSYLLYQILCGIRHLHSAGIIHRDLKPSNIVVKSDCTLKILDFGLARTACTNFMMTPYVVTRYYRAPEVILGMKYKENVDIWSVGCIMGEMVKGSVIFQGTDHIDQWNKVIEVLGTPPMEFMNRLMETVRNYVMNKPQYPGVSFSELFPDWAFPAETEQDKVKTGQARDLLSRMLVIDPESRISVEDALKHPYIHVWYDPGEADAPPPQISDKQLEEREHSIEQWKELIYDELMDWEERNQNGVTKEDCLEHTLASDTDSSGVDTLTGALED, translated from the exons ATGAGTGAGGGGGAGGGTCTCTTCCACAGCGTGCAGGTGGGTGACTCCACCTTCACTGTACTGACCCGCTACCAGCAGCTCCGCGCCATTGGGTCTGGTGCCCAGGGCATCGTCTG ctCAGCCATGGACAGTGTCCTGGGAATCCCTGTGGCGGTGAAGAAATTGAGCCGGCCCTTCCAGAACCAGACCCATGCCAAGCGGGCTTACAGGGAGTTGGTGCTGCTCAAGTGTGTCAACCACAAAAAT ATTATTAGACTCCTGAATGTTTTCACACCACAGAAGTCACTGGAGGAGTTCCAGGATCT GTACCTGGTGATGGAGCTGATGGATGCCAGCCTGTGCCAGGTGATCCACATGGACCTGGACCACGAGAGGATGTCCTACCTGCTCTACCAGATCCTCTGTGGTATCAGACACCTACACTCCGCAGGGATCATCCACAGG GACCTGAAGCCCAGTAACATAGTGGTGAAGTCTGACTGCACTCTTAAGATCCTGGACTTTGGGCTGGCCAGGACGGCCTGCACTAACTTCATGATGACCCCCTATGTGGTGACTAGGTACTATAGAGCACCAGAGGTCATCCTTGGCATGAAGTACAAAGAGAACG TGGACATCTGGTCAGTGGGATGCATCATGGGAGAGATGGTAAAGGGCAGCGTTATATTCCAGGGCACAGATC ACATCGACCAATGGAACAAGGTTATTGAAGTTCTGGGAACGCCCCCCATGGAGTTTATGAACAGGCTGATGGAAACCGTGCGGAACTATGTGATGAACAAGCCTCAGTACCCTGGGGTCAGCTTCTCTGAACTCTTCCCTGATTGGGCCTTCCCTGCAGAGACAGAGCAGGATAAAGTCAAGA CTGGTCAAGCGCGGGACCTGCTGTCCAGGATGCTAGTGATCGACCCAGAGAGCCGCATCTCAGTGGAGGACGCCCTGAAACACCCATACATCCACGTGTGGTATGACCCAGGAGAGGCTGACGCG CCACCACCACAGATATCCGACAAACAGCTGGAAGAGAGGGAACACAGCATTGAACAGTGGAAAG agctTATCTATGACGAATTGATGGACTGGGAGGAAAGGAACCAGAATGGAGTGACAAAAGAGGACTGCCTAG AGCACACCCTGGCCTCTGACACAGACAGCAGCGGCGTGGACACTCTGACGGGGGCCCTTGAGGACTAA
- the LOC105024911 gene encoding mitogen-activated protein kinase 9-like isoform X1: MSEGEGLFHSVQVGDSTFTVLTRYQQLRAIGSGAQGIVCSAMDSVLGIPVAVKKLSRPFQNQTHAKRAYRELVLLKCVNHKNIIRLLNVFTPQKSLEEFQDLYLVMELMDASLCQVIHMDLDHERMSYLLYQILCGIRHLHSAGIIHRDLKPSNIVVKSDCTLKILDFGLARTACTNFMMTPYVVTRYYRAPEVILGMKYKENVDIWSVGCIMGEMVKGSVIFQGTDHIDQWNKVIEVLGTPPMEFMNRLMETVRNYVMNKPQYPGVSFSELFPDWAFPAETEQDKVKTGQARDLLSRMLVIDPESRISVEDALKHPYIHVWYDPGEADAPPPQISDKQLEEREHSIEQWKELIYDELMDWEERNQNGVTKEDCLDGVGNSSGSASQSSSMSDFSSMSTEHTLASDTDSSGVDTLTGALED; encoded by the exons ATGAGTGAGGGGGAGGGTCTCTTCCACAGCGTGCAGGTGGGTGACTCCACCTTCACTGTACTGACCCGCTACCAGCAGCTCCGCGCCATTGGGTCTGGTGCCCAGGGCATCGTCTG ctCAGCCATGGACAGTGTCCTGGGAATCCCTGTGGCGGTGAAGAAATTGAGCCGGCCCTTCCAGAACCAGACCCATGCCAAGCGGGCTTACAGGGAGTTGGTGCTGCTCAAGTGTGTCAACCACAAAAAT ATTATTAGACTCCTGAATGTTTTCACACCACAGAAGTCACTGGAGGAGTTCCAGGATCT GTACCTGGTGATGGAGCTGATGGATGCCAGCCTGTGCCAGGTGATCCACATGGACCTGGACCACGAGAGGATGTCCTACCTGCTCTACCAGATCCTCTGTGGTATCAGACACCTACACTCCGCAGGGATCATCCACAGG GACCTGAAGCCCAGTAACATAGTGGTGAAGTCTGACTGCACTCTTAAGATCCTGGACTTTGGGCTGGCCAGGACGGCCTGCACTAACTTCATGATGACCCCCTATGTGGTGACTAGGTACTATAGAGCACCAGAGGTCATCCTTGGCATGAAGTACAAAGAGAACG TGGACATCTGGTCAGTGGGATGCATCATGGGAGAGATGGTAAAGGGCAGCGTTATATTCCAGGGCACAGATC ACATCGACCAATGGAACAAGGTTATTGAAGTTCTGGGAACGCCCCCCATGGAGTTTATGAACAGGCTGATGGAAACCGTGCGGAACTATGTGATGAACAAGCCTCAGTACCCTGGGGTCAGCTTCTCTGAACTCTTCCCTGATTGGGCCTTCCCTGCAGAGACAGAGCAGGATAAAGTCAAGA CTGGTCAAGCGCGGGACCTGCTGTCCAGGATGCTAGTGATCGACCCAGAGAGCCGCATCTCAGTGGAGGACGCCCTGAAACACCCATACATCCACGTGTGGTATGACCCAGGAGAGGCTGACGCG CCACCACCACAGATATCCGACAAACAGCTGGAAGAGAGGGAACACAGCATTGAACAGTGGAAAG agctTATCTATGACGAATTGATGGACTGGGAGGAAAGGAACCAGAATGGAGTGACAAAAGAGGACTGCCTAG ATGGCGTAGGGAACAGCAGTGGCTCAGCTTCTCAGTCATCCTCTATGAGTGACTTCTCCTCCATGTCCACAGAGCACACCCTGGCCTCTGACACAGACAGCAGCGGCGTGGACACTCTGACGGGGGCCCTTGAGGACTAA